A stretch of the Vagococcus xieshaowenii genome encodes the following:
- a CDS encoding WxL domain-containing protein, translated as MKKAVGLFCFSSVMLAGLAPSVLAEELVPSVGKSDASINLIENNEPTGPVDPTDPGKPIDPTNPVDPGDNGGKETGNKGPLSLDVAPALFNFGEQKMYSTTHTYQGVNAGDVENQYLQVTDNRDAGTHGWVVNVKQESYLKTVDNYVLEGATINVPKGEARNSLNNPSADIDAKLDSYAVAINTADQPVLASKMSNLSGKGTSTSMWKAADVSLTIPAGVAKAGNYTSTVVWTLTAEVTQ; from the coding sequence ATGAAAAAAGCAGTAGGATTATTTTGTTTTTCAAGTGTTATGTTAGCAGGTTTAGCACCATCAGTTTTAGCAGAAGAGTTGGTCCCTTCAGTAGGGAAATCAGATGCAAGTATTAATTTAATAGAAAATAATGAGCCAACAGGTCCGGTAGATCCAACTGATCCAGGTAAACCTATTGATCCAACTAACCCAGTAGATCCAGGTGATAATGGTGGTAAAGAGACAGGAAATAAAGGACCGTTATCGCTTGATGTTGCACCAGCGTTGTTTAATTTTGGTGAGCAAAAAATGTATAGTACAACACATACATATCAAGGTGTTAATGCAGGAGATGTTGAGAACCAATATTTACAAGTAACAGATAATCGTGATGCAGGAACACATGGTTGGGTTGTAAATGTTAAACAAGAATCATATTTAAAAACAGTTGATAATTATGTCTTAGAAGGTGCAACAATTAATGTCCCTAAAGGTGAAGCTAGAAATAGTTTGAATAATCCTTCAGCAGACATTGATGCCAAACTAGATAGTTACGCAGTTGCTATTAACACAGCTGACCAACCCGTGTTAGCCTCTAAAATGTCTAACCTAAGTGGTAAAGGAACAAGTACATCAATGTGGAAAGCAGCAGATGTGAGTTTAACTATTCCAGCTGGTGTTGCTAAAGCAGGAAATTATACATCTACAGTTGTTTGGACATTAACAGCCGAAGTAACACAATAA